From the Salinimicrobium tongyeongense genome, one window contains:
- the pdeM gene encoding ligase-associated DNA damage response endonuclease PdeM, translating into MTKTLTLNNQTFILHPSGAMFWEEEDLLVISDVHLGKVSHFRKFGSAVPQNAIEGNFQKMNEVIAFFEPSKIAFLGDLFHSSLNKEWLLFEKWRKNISAEVILVEGNHDIISPLKYEALGVKVTPEIVLKNFLFTHHPEERAGFFNFSGHIHPGVKINGLGRQSLKLSCFFKSKDQLILPAFGEFTGKYILIPQGDDEVYVVTKEEVICLND; encoded by the coding sequence ATGACAAAAACACTGACTCTTAATAATCAGACTTTCATTTTACATCCTTCCGGGGCTATGTTCTGGGAGGAGGAAGACCTGCTGGTGATTAGTGATGTGCACCTGGGAAAGGTGTCGCATTTCCGAAAGTTTGGCAGTGCGGTACCCCAAAATGCCATTGAGGGGAATTTTCAGAAAATGAATGAGGTAATTGCCTTTTTTGAACCCTCAAAAATAGCATTTTTGGGAGATCTTTTTCACAGCTCGCTCAACAAAGAATGGCTGTTATTTGAAAAATGGCGGAAAAATATTTCTGCGGAAGTCATTCTTGTGGAAGGGAACCATGACATCATTTCTCCGCTGAAATATGAAGCCCTGGGAGTTAAAGTTACCCCTGAAATTGTCCTTAAAAACTTCCTTTTTACCCATCATCCTGAAGAAAGAGCCGGATTTTTCAACTTTTCGGGGCATATCCATCCGGGAGTGAAGATCAACGGCCTGGGCCGCCAAAGCCTGAAGCTCTCCTGTTTCTTCAAATCCAAAGATCAATTGATATTGCCGGCTTTTGGTGAGTTCACCGGTAAATATATCCTC
- a CDS encoding ligase-associated DNA damage response DEXH box helicase, giving the protein MNKRELIRLANDWFKTQSWKSFAFQKESWNAFLDAKHGLLNAPTGSGKTYALWIPIVLDYIRQNPDYKTKHKPGLKAIWITPLRALSVEIEQAANRFAQDIGSGLTVGIRTGDTSQKLRVAQKKQMPDLLITTPESLQLLLSSKGYEKTFKDLNAIVIDEWHELLGTKRGVQIELALSRLKTVSPKMKIWGISATIGNLQEAREVLLGPGSEAFENSVLIRADIQKKITVKSIIPEKMETFPWRGHLGLHLIDEVVPIIRKSRTTLLFTNTRSQCEIWFQRILQKYPEFAGELAMHHGSINKETRLWVEQAIRDEQLKAVVATSSLDLGVDFAPVETIIQIGGPKGVARFLQRAGRSGHRPGEESLIYFLPTHAMELIEASALQKAVKHTVVEDRIPYLNSFDVLVQYLTTLAVSDGFFPKDIWPEVKSTFCYQALSEAQWEWLLNFITQGSQTLQAYDEYKKVEIEEDGLFKVNNRAIAMRHRLQIGTIVSDAVLAVKYLGGGYIGTIEEWFISKLNPGDVFTFAGKNLELFQIKNMQVIVKKSKVKNSRFPSWAGGRMSFSAQMSELLREEMFVASEIEEASSAETSTELEAMHNIFQRQKRESIIPKKDEFLIETFKTREGYHAIFYPFEGRFVHEAMASLLAYRISLLSPITFSLAFNDYGFELLSDQEINMQQVFDNDLFSAEYLMDDLQKSLNATEMARRKFRDIAVIAGMVFTGFPNKMIKTKHLQSNSQLLFSVFRDYEPDNLLFQQAFRETFEHQLEEGRLRLAMERISEQKLVWKQCEKPTPFAFPIITDRMREKLSSEKLEDRIKKMMAQWGDL; this is encoded by the coding sequence ATGAACAAGAGAGAACTCATAAGACTCGCCAACGACTGGTTCAAAACGCAGTCCTGGAAATCTTTTGCCTTTCAAAAAGAATCCTGGAACGCCTTTCTGGATGCTAAGCACGGACTCCTCAACGCACCCACCGGAAGTGGAAAAACCTATGCGCTGTGGATTCCTATTGTTTTAGATTACATAAGGCAAAATCCCGATTATAAGACCAAGCACAAACCCGGACTAAAAGCTATCTGGATCACGCCGCTGCGGGCATTGTCGGTAGAGATCGAGCAGGCGGCAAATAGATTTGCGCAGGATATTGGCAGCGGACTCACAGTAGGCATCCGTACCGGTGATACTTCCCAAAAGCTACGTGTGGCCCAGAAGAAGCAAATGCCCGACCTGCTAATCACCACACCCGAGAGTCTGCAGCTGCTACTTTCCTCCAAAGGCTATGAAAAGACCTTTAAAGACCTAAATGCCATCGTAATTGACGAGTGGCACGAGCTGCTGGGTACTAAACGCGGAGTACAGATTGAACTCGCGCTTTCAAGATTAAAAACTGTCTCTCCAAAAATGAAGATATGGGGCATATCGGCTACTATTGGAAACCTTCAGGAGGCAAGGGAAGTGTTGCTGGGACCGGGATCTGAGGCTTTTGAGAATTCGGTTTTGATAAGGGCAGATATTCAGAAGAAGATCACGGTAAAATCGATCATTCCGGAGAAGATGGAGACTTTTCCGTGGCGGGGACATCTTGGTTTGCACCTCATTGATGAGGTGGTGCCTATCATCAGGAAGTCAAGAACAACCTTGCTTTTCACCAATACCCGATCGCAGTGCGAGATCTGGTTTCAACGGATACTTCAGAAATATCCTGAGTTTGCCGGGGAACTGGCCATGCATCACGGAAGTATCAACAAGGAGACGCGCCTTTGGGTAGAGCAGGCGATAAGGGATGAGCAGCTAAAGGCAGTGGTAGCAACTTCCAGCCTCGACCTGGGTGTGGATTTTGCGCCGGTTGAAACTATTATTCAAATTGGCGGACCAAAAGGAGTGGCCCGATTCCTGCAACGGGCGGGGCGAAGCGGGCACCGGCCGGGCGAAGAGAGCCTGATCTACTTTTTGCCCACCCACGCGATGGAGCTCATTGAAGCTTCAGCCTTACAAAAAGCAGTGAAACATACGGTGGTTGAAGACCGGATTCCATACCTGAATTCTTTTGATGTTCTGGTGCAGTATCTCACCACTTTAGCCGTTTCCGACGGGTTCTTTCCGAAGGATATCTGGCCGGAAGTAAAATCCACCTTCTGTTACCAGGCGCTTTCCGAAGCACAGTGGGAATGGCTGCTGAATTTCATCACCCAGGGGAGTCAGACGCTGCAGGCTTATGACGAATACAAAAAAGTAGAAATTGAAGAAGACGGACTTTTTAAAGTCAATAACAGAGCCATTGCCATGCGCCACCGGCTGCAGATAGGAACAATCGTGAGCGATGCGGTTTTGGCGGTGAAATATTTGGGCGGAGGATATATTGGTACTATTGAGGAGTGGTTCATTTCTAAACTTAATCCCGGGGATGTCTTTACTTTTGCCGGAAAGAACCTGGAGCTGTTCCAGATCAAAAACATGCAGGTGATCGTGAAGAAGTCGAAGGTGAAGAATTCACGTTTCCCCAGCTGGGCAGGAGGCAGGATGAGCTTTTCGGCACAAATGAGTGAGCTGCTGCGGGAGGAAATGTTTGTTGCTTCAGAAATTGAAGAAGCTTCTTCAGCAGAGACTTCTACTGAGCTTGAGGCGATGCATAACATTTTTCAAAGGCAAAAGCGGGAATCCATAATACCAAAGAAAGATGAATTCCTCATTGAGACTTTTAAAACCCGGGAAGGCTACCACGCAATTTTTTACCCTTTTGAGGGCCGGTTCGTACACGAAGCCATGGCAAGTTTACTGGCTTACAGGATAAGTCTGCTGTCGCCCATTACTTTTTCCCTGGCTTTCAATGACTACGGATTCGAGCTGCTTTCCGATCAGGAAATCAACATGCAGCAGGTGTTTGACAATGATCTTTTTTCTGCGGAATATCTGATGGATGACCTTCAGAAGAGTTTGAACGCGACCGAAATGGCCCGTCGAAAATTCCGAGACATTGCGGTCATCGCCGGTATGGTCTTTACGGGATTTCCTAACAAGATGATCAAAACAAAGCATTTGCAGTCCAATTCGCAGCTGTTGTTTAGTGTTTTCAGGGATTACGAGCCGGACAATTTATTGTTTCAGCAGGCGTTTAGGGAAACATTCGAGCATCAGTTGGAAGAAGGCAGGTTGAGATTGGCCATGGAACGCATTTCGGAACAGAAATTGGTTTGGAAACAATGCGAAAAACCCACACCTTTCGCCTTCCCGATCATCACCGACAGGATGCGGGAAAAATTATCTTCAGAAAAACTGGAGGACCGAATCAAAAAAATGATGGCGCAATGGGGCGACCTGTAG
- a CDS encoding endonuclease domain-containing protein, producing MKRRIHNKKSLEPYRKKLRGNGTSAEAYLWTHLQQKKLEGRKFRRQHSVLNFIVDFYCAKERLVVELDGQYHMNPTNEEKDAVRTKKLEEMGLKVIRFENRSVFENLEWVLEEIKRHFKSDGPSRLRSRGSTPP from the coding sequence ATGAAACGCAGAATCCACAACAAAAAATCCCTCGAGCCCTACCGCAAGAAACTCCGCGGGAACGGAACTTCAGCCGAAGCTTACCTGTGGACACACCTGCAGCAAAAGAAACTGGAGGGGAGGAAATTCAGAAGGCAGCACAGCGTGCTGAATTTTATAGTTGACTTCTACTGTGCAAAAGAGAGGCTGGTCGTGGAACTTGACGGGCAATATCATATGAATCCAACAAATGAGGAAAAAGATGCAGTAAGGACCAAAAAGCTCGAAGAGATGGGGTTGAAGGTAATACGGTTTGAGAACAGGAGCGTGTTCGAGAATCTGGAGTGGGTGTTAGAGGAAATTAAGAGGCATTTTAAGAGCGACGGACCATCCCGTCTCCGCTCCCGCGGATCCACCCCTCCTTGA
- a CDS encoding ATP-dependent DNA ligase → MEEFAALIRELDSTNKTNVKVAALTRYFQRVPNKDKVWAIAILSHRRPPRPVNTTLLRNFAAELANIPLWLFEESYHIVGDLAETIALVIPPAEESSEKSLTQYLEEVIALKSKTETEKKAYLHENWAALNYYERFVFTKLITGSFRIGVSQKLMTRALSKATEIDEDVLAYKLMGDWDPQKISFQKLILEENEEDFLSKPYPFYLAYAIEGAPEDLGDPSDWSAEHKWDGIRSQVVIRNREIYVWSRGEELVTDKYPEFSAFLRIIPDGTVIDGEILPFPEGDIGTFNDLQTRIGRKTVSKALLKKTPVILKAYDLLEWEGKDIRNLPFLERRKILEQLHSIAETADSPFHLSKTISFNKWEEATAERERAREVKSEGLMLKRWDSPYLVGRKKGDWWKWKVEPLTVDAVLTYAMRGHGRRSNLFTDYTFALWQGDELVTFAKAYSGLTDAEFRQVDAWIKRNTLERFGPVRSVKPELVFEIAFEGIAESSRHKSGVATRFPRILRWRQDKKIEEANTIEELKQLIPK, encoded by the coding sequence GTGGAGGAATTTGCAGCACTCATAAGGGAACTTGACAGCACCAACAAAACCAATGTGAAGGTGGCGGCATTGACGCGCTATTTTCAGCGTGTGCCTAACAAAGATAAGGTGTGGGCAATCGCCATTCTCTCGCACCGCCGTCCGCCGCGACCCGTGAATACCACTTTGCTGCGTAACTTTGCCGCAGAGCTGGCAAATATCCCTCTCTGGCTGTTTGAAGAATCTTATCACATCGTTGGGGATTTGGCTGAAACCATTGCTTTGGTCATTCCCCCTGCCGAAGAATCAAGCGAGAAAAGCCTGACCCAGTACCTGGAGGAAGTCATTGCTTTAAAGAGTAAAACCGAAACTGAAAAGAAAGCTTACCTGCACGAGAACTGGGCGGCCCTGAATTATTACGAGCGTTTCGTCTTCACTAAACTCATTACCGGAAGTTTCAGGATTGGCGTAAGTCAGAAGTTGATGACCCGTGCCCTTTCCAAAGCTACGGAAATAGATGAAGATGTGCTGGCGTATAAACTGATGGGAGATTGGGATCCTCAGAAAATTTCCTTTCAAAAGCTCATTTTAGAGGAGAATGAGGAGGATTTTCTTTCCAAACCCTATCCGTTTTATCTGGCCTATGCCATTGAAGGTGCGCCCGAAGATCTTGGTGATCCATCCGATTGGAGTGCAGAGCACAAATGGGACGGAATACGATCGCAGGTGGTGATAAGAAATAGGGAGATCTATGTATGGAGCAGGGGAGAAGAACTGGTGACTGATAAATACCCTGAGTTTTCGGCATTTTTGAGGATCATTCCCGACGGAACGGTGATAGATGGCGAAATTTTGCCTTTTCCGGAAGGTGATATTGGTACCTTCAACGACCTGCAAACCCGCATTGGCCGTAAAACTGTTTCCAAAGCCCTGCTGAAAAAGACGCCGGTGATCCTGAAGGCTTACGACCTGTTGGAGTGGGAGGGAAAAGACATCAGGAATTTGCCATTTTTGGAACGCAGAAAGATCCTGGAGCAACTGCATTCAATCGCCGAAACAGCAGATTCTCCTTTTCACCTTTCAAAAACAATTTCCTTTAACAAATGGGAAGAGGCAACTGCCGAAAGGGAAAGGGCAAGAGAGGTGAAGAGCGAAGGTTTGATGCTGAAACGCTGGGATTCGCCCTATCTTGTTGGCAGAAAAAAAGGCGACTGGTGGAAATGGAAAGTGGAGCCATTGACCGTAGATGCCGTACTCACCTACGCCATGCGCGGCCACGGCCGCCGCTCCAATCTCTTTACCGACTACACTTTCGCCCTGTGGCAGGGTGATGAGCTGGTGACCTTTGCCAAAGCCTACTCCGGACTTACAGATGCAGAATTCCGCCAGGTAGATGCCTGGATAAAGAGAAACACGCTGGAACGTTTCGGCCCGGTTCGCTCCGTAAAACCTGAGCTGGTTTTCGAAATCGCATTCGAAGGTATCGCCGAATCCAGTCGACATAAAAGCGGGGTGGCAACAAGGTTCCCCAGAATATTGAGGTGGAGGCAGGACAAGAAGATCGAAGAAGCAAATACAATAGAAGAATTGAAGCAGTTGATCCCGAAGTGA